The following proteins are encoded in a genomic region of ANME-2 cluster archaeon:
- a CDS encoding sporulation protein, with protein MIVDDLLKTITEEIADMVSTKTVIGEHIIVEGKTIIPVTKVSFGFGSGGGEGKKKAGEEGTGGGGGGGASIQPVAFLVVTAEDIQVFSIKGKGVLAQLTEIMPEMMEKYKSMMEEKNKAKTGETETN; from the coding sequence TTGATAGTGGACGATTTATTAAAGACCATTACAGAAGAGATTGCCGACATGGTTTCCACCAAGACCGTGATTGGAGAACATATTATCGTGGAAGGTAAGACCATCATACCAGTTACCAAGGTCAGCTTTGGTTTTGGCAGCGGTGGAGGTGAAGGCAAAAAGAAAGCAGGCGAGGAAGGTACCGGCGGTGGCGGGGGTGGTGGTGCTTCTATTCAACCCGTGGCTTTCCTTGTGGTGACGGCAGAAGATATCCAGGTATTTAGCATAAAAGGAAAAGGTGTTTTGGCCCAGCTTACCGAGATAATGCCTGAAATGATGGAAAAATACAAATCGATGATGGAAGAGAAAAATAAGGCGAAAACTGGTGAAACCGAGACCAACTGA
- a CDS encoding methyltransferase — protein sequence MSSIQIYKPTTSVYGTDIYGKHISDVSYYSTGDYTEKIIEEVFEIYSSIKDLKDEEILQDPSNHLIPIFQRLDHLIALNVYDKSGEAIFFDYVFNLAFDAITRFRSLYTAKLEIEHAHSILESRDPWEMLTNFTYISNYLKLSLTEFQGARLKPGDSVVFLGSGPLPLTLIVLCHWYGLKGIGIEQDPDRAELSRKVLEKLGLSDQIEIINGDQLTLPLKTRSELIMIAAQAEPKKEIFNHLAKVLPVGTKLSYRIYEKGLRRLLDTFYLFELPEQFEEYLRVQPEPPVNNTVVFVTKDVC from the coding sequence ATGAGTTCAATACAGATATACAAACCAACTACTTCTGTTTACGGTACAGACATATATGGAAAGCACATTTCAGATGTGAGCTATTATAGTACAGGGGATTACACAGAAAAAATAATTGAAGAGGTCTTTGAGATATATTCATCGATCAAGGATCTCAAGGATGAAGAGATACTTCAGGATCCTTCAAATCATCTTATACCTATTTTTCAAAGACTGGATCATTTGATAGCACTAAATGTATATGATAAATCTGGAGAAGCTATCTTCTTTGATTATGTATTTAATTTAGCATTTGATGCTATTACCAGATTCAGAAGCTTATATACTGCAAAATTGGAAATTGAACATGCACATTCCATACTGGAAAGCAGAGATCCCTGGGAAATGCTTACAAATTTCACTTATATCTCCAATTATCTCAAATTGTCCCTAACTGAATTTCAGGGAGCCAGGCTCAAACCTGGTGACAGTGTTGTATTTCTCGGGAGTGGACCGCTACCTTTAACTCTTATAGTTCTCTGCCATTGGTATGGACTTAAAGGAATCGGAATTGAACAGGACCCTGATAGAGCAGAACTCTCAAGAAAAGTGCTGGAAAAACTTGGGCTTTCTGATCAGATTGAAATAATTAACGGTGATCAATTAACATTGCCTTTGAAAACCAGGTCCGAGCTAATCATGATAGCTGCTCAAGCTGAACCTAAAAAAGAGATATTTAATCATCTGGCAAAGGTGCTCCCTGTAGGGACCAAATTATCCTACCGCATCTATGAAAAGGGATTAAGAAGGTTGTTAGACACATTTTATTTATTTGAATTACCTGAACAGTTTGAAGAATATCTTCGGGTCCAGCCAGAACCACCTGTCAATAATACTGTTGTGTTTGTAACAAAAGATGTTTGTTAA
- a CDS encoding MoaD/ThiS family protein — protein sequence MQVRIKILAGGVLEKTIEVEEGSVYSDILAELGINPETVVLMVDGGPVPIDDIVDSGRIDILKIVSGG from the coding sequence TTGCAGGTGAGGATAAAAATACTTGCCGGTGGCGTCCTTGAAAAAACAATTGAAGTAGAAGAAGGAAGTGTCTATAGTGATATCCTTGCCGAACTGGGGATTAATCCTGAGACTGTTGTGTTGATGGTCGACGGCGGGCCGGTACCTATAGATGATATTGTGGATTCCGGTCGAATTGATATCCTGAAGATCGTTTCAGGAGGATGA
- a CDS encoding purine phosphoribosyltransferase family protein, whose protein sequence is MPDLLEKSLKAAPIVNRGEYNYFIHPITDGVPYLEPALLNEVTDRIMAVAEPGFDKILTIEAMGIHIGTALALRTGKPMSIVRKRPYELPNEVKIHQATGYSKGELYLNGISAGERLIIIDDVVSTGGTLEAVWQAVGIAGGIIVDTVVVIERGDGAKRLREAGLPVKTLVRVDVGPKGVEILG, encoded by the coding sequence ATGCCAGACCTACTGGAAAAATCCCTGAAAGCCGCTCCTATTGTGAACCGCGGCGAGTATAATTATTTTATACATCCCATTACTGACGGAGTTCCGTATCTGGAACCTGCCCTGCTAAATGAAGTGACTGACAGAATAATGGCTGTTGCCGAACCAGGCTTTGATAAAATACTTACCATCGAGGCTATGGGCATACATATCGGAACAGCCCTGGCCCTCAGGACAGGGAAACCCATGTCCATAGTCCGGAAACGTCCGTATGAGCTTCCAAATGAGGTAAAGATACACCAGGCTACTGGCTATTCGAAAGGCGAACTGTACCTGAACGGGATATCCGCAGGTGAGCGTTTGATCATAATCGATGATGTGGTCAGCACAGGCGGGACGCTGGAAGCCGTCTGGCAGGCCGTGGGGATCGCGGGAGGAATTATTGTGGATACCGTCGTAGTTATCGAGCGGGGAGATGGCGCAAAGCGGCTCAGAGAGGCGGGTTTGCCTGTGAAGACCCTGGTAAGGGTCGATGTTGGTCCGAAGGGCGTGGAGATATTAGGATAA
- a CDS encoding DUF2953 domain-containing protein, with translation MGIVIVMIIVVLLFPVTIRARSSGSEGIIGGSISISWLILAIQYELKDKQTDILILGRTLIHQQYKEKTPETKDIKKSVKSRSIPPVKNFTPLIGPLMRLIRDLRSIFKFRHFELDTVYGLEDPAYTGMLTGYMHALPGQYNISFTPDFTQPVLDWDLDLATAFTPIMVVPPITRFATNPLVLRSGWRIVRS, from the coding sequence ATGGGAATAGTAATAGTAATGATCATAGTCGTGTTGCTGTTCCCTGTTACTATCCGTGCCCGATCTTCCGGGTCAGAAGGAATAATAGGCGGTAGTATTAGCATAAGCTGGTTGATACTTGCTATTCAATATGAATTAAAGGATAAACAAACAGATATACTCATCCTGGGCCGCACGTTGATCCATCAGCAGTATAAAGAAAAAACACCAGAAACCAAGGACATAAAAAAATCCGTCAAATCCCGATCCATTCCGCCAGTAAAGAATTTCACCCCCCTGATAGGACCGTTAATGCGGCTTATCAGGGATTTGCGATCCATTTTCAAATTCAGGCACTTTGAACTGGATACTGTCTACGGCCTGGAAGATCCCGCCTATACAGGCATGTTGACAGGATATATGCACGCCCTGCCTGGTCAGTACAATATTTCCTTTACACCCGATTTCACACAGCCTGTGCTGGACTGGGACCTGGACCTTGCCACGGCTTTTACTCCAATTATGGTCGTACCGCCAATAACAAGGTTTGCTACCAACCCCCTGGTACTGCGGTCAGGGTGGAGGATTGTCCGTAGTTGA
- a CDS encoding methyltransferase: MSNITEQSIKIIIAELLNINSTTKDLKDQDILHSTSNHLGTYFHRLDYLAAMDIDDKLAEETICNPEYNSVLEAIVRFRNLYSLRLEIENAKAILASEDPWEVLKNFTHFPNYLQLAQTEYHGSELKPGDTVIFLGSGPLPLTLIALCHWHGLKGIGIERDPDRAELSRKVLEKLGLSDQIEIINGDQLTLPLKTRSELIMIAAQAEPKKEIFNHLAKVLPVGTKLSYRIYEKGLRRLLDTFSVFELPEQFEEYLRVRPEPPVNNTVVFVTKKVC; encoded by the coding sequence GTGAGTAATATTACTGAACAGTCAATAAAGATTATAATTGCAGAACTATTAAATATAAATTCAACTACAAAAGATCTTAAGGATCAAGATATCCTTCACAGTACTTCGAATCATCTTGGAACCTATTTTCACAGATTGGATTATCTGGCTGCAATGGATATTGATGATAAATTGGCAGAAGAAACAATCTGTAATCCTGAATATAATTCAGTACTTGAAGCTATTGTCAGGTTCAGGAATCTATATAGTTTGAGACTTGAAATTGAAAATGCAAAAGCCATACTGGCCAGTGAAGATCCATGGGAAGTTCTGAAGAATTTTACTCATTTCCCCAATTATCTTCAACTCGCCCAGACCGAATATCATGGATCTGAACTTAAACCAGGCGATACTGTTATTTTTCTTGGGAGCGGACCGCTACCTTTAACACTTATAGCTCTTTGCCATTGGCATGGACTTAAAGGAATCGGGATTGAACGGGACCCTGATAGAGCAGAACTGTCAAGAAAGGTGCTGGAAAAACTTGGTCTTTCTGATCAGATTGAAATAATTAACGGTGATCAATTAACATTGCCTTTGAAAACCAGGTCCGAGCTAATCATGATAGCTGCTCAAGCTGAACCTAAAAAAGAGATATTTAATCATCTGGCAAAAGTGCTCCCTGTAGGGACCAAACTATCCTACCGCATCTATGAAAAAGGATTAAGAAGATTGTTAGATACATTTTCTGTTTTTGAATTACCGGAACAGTTTGAAGAATATCTTCGGGTCCGGCCTGAACCGCCTGTTAATAATACTGTTGTATTTGTAACAAAAAAGGTTTGTTAA
- the dph2 gene encoding diphthamide biosynthesis enzyme Dph2, which produces MNNSSFLDIFDFDLDRVVDIINRSEARTVGLQFPEGFKRQAFSIARELEDKTGAFMIVSGNPCFGACDIDMVLKGSVDIMFHFGHCELVDGLDNVIFMETPARVDIGPVVEMAAVELDAGTVGLVTTVQHVHQLDKAINILGSSGMSCVVGTGDSRIKYPGQLLGCNFSAAEVKCDSYLYVGSGKFHPLGVAVATRRKVLAADPMLNTVEWVDPERILRQRGGVIARCLDATSFCIIVSTKIGQERMGLARRLAGLAKKHNKEHIIISLDNITLDALLQFKVDAFVNTACPRIAIDEGGRFNAPVLTPVEFEIVLGERDWSDLVFDEIRDDAIQ; this is translated from the coding sequence ATGAACAATTCATCTTTTCTTGATATCTTTGACTTTGACCTGGACAGGGTAGTTGACATTATCAATCGATCAGAAGCAAGGACTGTGGGTCTCCAATTCCCGGAAGGCTTTAAGAGGCAGGCATTTTCCATAGCAAGGGAACTGGAAGATAAGACCGGGGCTTTTATGATTGTATCCGGCAACCCATGTTTCGGGGCTTGTGATATCGATATGGTACTCAAAGGTTCTGTGGATATCATGTTCCATTTCGGGCATTGTGAACTTGTTGATGGGCTGGATAATGTAATCTTCATGGAAACACCTGCCCGGGTGGATATCGGGCCTGTCGTTGAAATGGCAGCCGTTGAACTGGATGCAGGCACAGTGGGTCTTGTGACCACAGTCCAGCATGTCCATCAACTTGACAAGGCCATAAATATCCTGGGGTCAAGTGGTATGTCGTGTGTGGTAGGTACTGGTGATTCACGGATCAAATATCCGGGACAGTTGCTGGGGTGTAACTTTTCGGCTGCTGAGGTCAAATGCGACAGCTACCTTTATGTCGGAAGCGGGAAGTTCCATCCATTGGGTGTGGCTGTGGCAACAAGGCGAAAAGTACTGGCGGCAGACCCCATGTTGAACACTGTTGAATGGGTGGACCCTGAAAGGATATTGAGGCAAAGGGGCGGGGTGATCGCCAGGTGTCTTGATGCCACTTCTTTTTGCATAATCGTATCCACTAAGATAGGGCAGGAGAGAATGGGACTGGCACGGCGGCTAGCTGGACTTGCTAAAAAACATAATAAGGAACATATCATTATTTCACTTGACAATATCACTCTTGATGCTTTATTGCAGTTCAAAGTGGATGCTTTTGTAAATACGGCATGTCCGCGCATTGCCATAGATGAAGGGGGACGGTTTAATGCGCCTGTGCTTACGCCAGTGGAGTTTGAGATTGTGCTCGGTGAACGGGACTGGTCTGACCTGGTGTTCGATGAGATAAGGGATGATGCCATACAGTAA